One genomic region from Mytilus trossulus isolate FHL-02 chromosome 9, PNRI_Mtr1.1.1.hap1, whole genome shotgun sequence encodes:
- the LOC134684172 gene encoding serine protease inhibitor Cvsi-2-like, whose protein sequence is MKIAIILVACMIAIVAGETCTGNSNLNSECSHLNCDGGWHLACVNTQCTCVENTAHTCTSKAECDAVTSWDCPNRRRHCVDGTCRCTRF, encoded by the exons ATGAAGATCGCCATAATTTTAGTTGCTTGCATGATTG CTATCGTTGCCGGAGAGACATGTACAGGCAACTCAAACTTGAACTCTGAATGCTCACATCTCAACTGTGATGGTGGCTGGCATTTGGCATGTGTTAACACACAATGTACATGTGTTGAAAACACAGCTCATA cttGTACCTCAAAGGCTGAATGTGATGCCGTGACATCCTGGGACTGCCCCAATCGTCGTCGTCATTGTGTCGATGGCACATGCAGATGTACCAGATTTTAA
- the LOC134684891 gene encoding sialin-like: MRQRAEFDWDKETRSSLLSAYFYGYIITQIPGGWLADRFGGTRVFGIAMGVSGICTVLLPVCARTSVVLVFILRVIIGLVQGVVHPACYSLWGRWAPRFETSKLLAVSGVGAVIGIITTFATSGLLCEYGFDNGWGSIFYISGGLCCVWTVLWFYNVRDSPSKHPRISELERAYIENNVAFDTRKKNLTTPWKDMVKSAPLWALLICHSCSNWADYTLMTSLPVFMKEVLKFDIKSNGALSATPYICSSVSVLLVAHLADRLRSKHILTTTQTRKIFQSIGNSAFIGGSIFLVATGFVPCSKRELAVIFLCLAVFTNGCNAAGYGANHIDIAPKYAGLLIGITNTAATIPGIISPMVAGVLTPNGDSEEWRNVFYVAGGFYISGMVIFAIFGSGEVQPWAMDKEIEIKVSSSLLFPDNGDNDKKVVSGNDTVKQRLFIENNDNHNDLDDIQNTKLD; this comes from the exons ATGAGGCAa AGAGCAGAATTCGACTGGGATAAAGAAACCAGATCATCTTTACTGTCAGCATATTTCTATGGCTACATTATAACCCAGATTCCTGGAGGTTGGCTTGCCGATAGGTTTGGAGGTACACGTGTATTTGGGATCGCAATGGGTGTTTCCGGAATATGCACTGTGTTGTTACCGGTTTGTGCCAGAACCTCAGTCGTGTTGGTATTTATTCTTCGTGTGATAATAGGACTAGTTCAG GGCGTAGTTCATCCGGCGTGTTATTCCTTATGGGGAAGATGGGCGCCTCGATTTGAGACAAGCAAATTGTTAGCAGTATCGGGTGTTG GAGCTGTCATTGGCATTATAACAACTTTTGCAACCTCTGGATTGTTATGTGAATATGGATTCGATAATGGATGGGGTtccatattttatatatcag GTGGTCTGTGTTGTGTTTGGACGGTTCTTTGGTTTTATAACGTAAGAGATTCACCTAGTAAACACCCAAGGATTTCCGAATTGGAAAGAGCGTATATCGAAAACAATGTCGCATTTGATACaagaaaaaag AATCTGACGACACCCTGGAAAGACATGGTGAAATCTGCCCCACTATGGGCGTTACTTATATGTCACTCATGTAGCAACTGGGCGGATTATACATTGATGACAAGTTTGCCTGTATTCATGAAAGAAGTATTGAAGTTCGATATTAAAAGT AACGGAGCATTATCAGCGACTCCATATATATGTTCCTCCGTTAGTGTTTTGTTGGTAGCACACTTAGCAGATAGACTTAGAAGTAAACACATACTTACAACGACTCAAACAAGGAAGATTTTTCAAAGTATTggcaa ttCAGCATTTATTGGAGGGTCAATTTTTCTGGTAGCAACAGGATTTGTTCCATGTTCTAAACGGGAACTTGCAGTTATTTTTCTTTGCCTTGCTGTCTTTACAAATGGATGCAATGCCGCTGGATACGGTGCAAATCACATTGATATAGCTCCTAA GTATGCAGGCCTTCTAATAGGAATAACAAATACTGCTGCAACAATTCCAGGAATTATTTCACCTATGGTTGCTGGAGTCTTAACACCAAAT GGTGATTCAGAAGAATGGCGGAATGTTTTTTATGTCGCTGGTGGGTTTTATATTTCTGGAATGGTGATTTTTGCAATCTTTGGAAGTGGAGAAGTTCAACCGTGGGCTATGGATAAGGAAATTGAGATCAAAGTGTCTTCTAGTCTTTTATTTCCAGACAATGGAGACAATGATAAGAAAGTGGTTTCTGGAAATGACACAGTCAAACAACGtcttttcattgaaaataatgacaacCATAATGATTTGGATGatattcaaaatacaaaacttgatTAA